Proteins encoded together in one Salarchaeum sp. JOR-1 window:
- the rpmD gene encoding 50S ribosomal protein L30 codes for MQAVVQLRGDVNMRETVEDTLDMLNIHSVNHCALVPETDTYQGMVAKVNDYVAYGEPSEDVLVTLLEKRAEPLEGDADVDDEWLAENTEYDAIEDLAAALLDEETTLREQGLAPVLRLHPPRGGHKGIKQPQADGGQLGKHTTEEIDSLLTEMR; via the coding sequence ATGCAGGCAGTCGTGCAGCTCCGCGGCGACGTGAACATGCGTGAGACCGTGGAGGACACGCTCGACATGCTGAACATTCACAGCGTGAACCACTGCGCGCTCGTCCCCGAGACGGACACCTATCAGGGGATGGTCGCGAAGGTCAACGACTACGTCGCGTACGGCGAACCGAGCGAGGACGTGCTCGTGACGCTGCTCGAGAAGCGCGCGGAACCCCTGGAGGGTGACGCCGACGTGGACGACGAGTGGCTCGCGGAGAACACGGAGTACGACGCCATCGAAGACCTCGCGGCGGCGCTCCTCGACGAGGAGACGACGCTTCGCGAACAGGGTCTCGCCCCCGTCCTCCGCCTCCACCCGCCCCGCGGCGGTCACAAGGGCATCAAGCAGCCGCAGGCCGACGGCGGCCAGCTCGGCAAGCACACGACCGAGGAGATAGACAGCCTCCTCACGGAGATGCGATAA
- a CDS encoding uL15m family ribosomal protein, translated as MTDKKRRQRGTRTHGGGSHKNRRGAGHRGGRGRAGRDKHEFHNYEPLGKHGFTRPEKVKETVLEVSVRELDEDAALLAADGLAEETDFGYRIDARDVVEDGHEADAVKVLGGGQVRNQLEVTADAFTASAVELIEEEGGDAVLSERAEEENED; from the coding sequence ATGACTGATAAGAAACGACGCCAGCGCGGCACGCGCACGCACGGCGGCGGCAGTCACAAGAACCGGCGCGGCGCCGGTCATCGTGGTGGCCGTGGGCGCGCCGGTCGCGACAAACACGAGTTCCACAACTACGAACCGCTCGGCAAACACGGATTCACGCGCCCCGAAAAGGTCAAGGAGACCGTGCTCGAGGTCTCCGTCCGCGAACTCGACGAGGACGCCGCGCTGCTCGCGGCGGACGGTCTCGCGGAGGAGACGGACTTCGGCTATCGGATCGACGCGCGCGACGTGGTCGAGGACGGCCACGAGGCCGACGCCGTGAAGGTGCTCGGCGGCGGGCAGGTCCGGAATCAGCTCGAAGTCACGGCGGACGCGTTCACGGCGTCCGCGGTCGAACTCATCGAGGAAGAGGGCGGCGACGCCGTTCTCTCCGAGCGCGCGGAAGAAGAGAACGAGGACTAA
- the secY gene encoding preprotein translocase subunit SecY, with amino-acid sequence MGWKEAAEPVLTRMPAVQRPEGHVPFKRKLAWTAGILVLYFFLTNIPVWGAGGLAGNDFYGRFRSLLAGSQGSVLQLGIGPIVTASIVLQLLGGANLLGLDTSDPRDQALYQGLQKVLVLAMIVLTGIPMVFLGNYLPPQQAVYSALGIGAFGMQILIFAQIAAGGVLILFMDEVVSKWGVGSGIGLFIVAGVSQSLVTGIISPAGGIIATWIGIITGAISVPPLLTSQGFGFLLLDAALLSIFTTALIYGVVVYAESVRVEIPLSHARVKGARGRFPVKLIYASVLPMILVRAVQMNITFLGRLIHSQLGDAGMPNWLGVYSNGQAVNGLFYFLSPIQSRGEWMPWLGQSAATHQWWEILLRVSVDLTFMLVGGAIFAIFWVETADMGPEATAKQIQNSGMQIPGFRQNVGVIEKVMERYIPQVTVIGGALVGLLAVLANMLGTIGQVTGTGLLLTISITYKLYEEIAEEQMMDMHPMMRQMFGNE; translated from the coding sequence ATGGGCTGGAAGGAGGCTGCTGAACCGGTTCTCACGCGGATGCCCGCGGTCCAGCGACCGGAGGGACACGTCCCGTTCAAGCGCAAGCTGGCGTGGACGGCCGGCATCCTCGTCCTCTACTTCTTCCTGACGAACATTCCGGTCTGGGGCGCGGGCGGTCTCGCGGGCAACGACTTTTACGGTCGGTTCCGGAGTCTGCTCGCCGGCTCACAGGGGTCGGTGCTCCAGCTCGGTATCGGGCCGATCGTCACGGCGAGCATCGTCCTCCAACTCCTCGGCGGTGCGAACCTCCTTGGATTGGACACGAGCGACCCCCGAGACCAGGCGCTCTACCAGGGTCTCCAGAAAGTCCTCGTGCTCGCGATGATCGTCCTCACGGGCATTCCGATGGTGTTCCTCGGGAACTACCTCCCGCCGCAGCAAGCCGTCTATTCGGCGCTCGGCATCGGTGCGTTCGGGATGCAGATTCTGATATTCGCCCAGATCGCCGCCGGGGGCGTCCTCATCCTCTTCATGGACGAGGTCGTTTCCAAGTGGGGTGTCGGGTCAGGTATCGGGCTGTTCATCGTGGCCGGCGTCTCTCAGAGCCTCGTCACGGGCATTATTAGCCCGGCTGGCGGTATCATCGCGACGTGGATCGGCATCATCACCGGGGCGATTTCGGTGCCGCCGCTCCTCACGTCCCAGGGTTTCGGGTTCCTCCTCCTTGACGCCGCACTGCTCTCCATCTTCACGACCGCGCTCATCTACGGCGTCGTCGTGTACGCGGAGAGCGTTCGCGTCGAAATCCCGCTCAGTCACGCTCGCGTGAAGGGCGCACGGGGTCGGTTCCCGGTGAAGCTCATCTACGCGAGCGTCCTACCGATGATTCTCGTTCGCGCGGTCCAGATGAACATCACGTTCCTCGGGCGACTCATTCACAGCCAGCTCGGCGATGCGGGAATGCCGAACTGGCTCGGCGTCTACTCGAACGGGCAGGCCGTCAACGGCCTGTTCTACTTCCTCAGCCCGATTCAGAGTCGGGGGGAGTGGATGCCGTGGCTCGGGCAGTCCGCGGCCACGCACCAGTGGTGGGAGATACTGCTCCGTGTGAGCGTGGATCTCACGTTCATGCTCGTCGGTGGCGCTATCTTCGCCATCTTCTGGGTGGAGACCGCCGATATGGGTCCGGAGGCGACCGCGAAACAGATTCAGAACTCGGGCATGCAGATTCCCGGGTTCCGGCAGAACGTCGGCGTCATCGAGAAGGTCATGGAGCGCTACATCCCCCAGGTGACCGTCATCGGGGGCGCGCTCGTCGGGCTGCTCGCCGTGCTGGCGAACATGCTCGGCACCATCGGCCAGGTCACCGGGACCGGCCTCCTGCTCACGATCTCCATCACGTACAAGCTGTACGAGGAGATAGCGGAGGAGCAGATGATGGACATGCACCCGATGATGCGCCAGATGTTCGGGAACGAGTAA
- the trkA gene encoding Trk system potassium transporter TrkA: MRILVIGAGEVGSSIAGSLADAHEIVVLDVDGDRVDSLTFEHDVLAIQGDGTSLDDLEAAEVEAADVVIASTDEDETNLVACGTVKTVSDAFTIARVEQPSFLRTWQRSRGVFGVDFMVCTDLLTAQAIVRIVGLPTARDVDPFANGLVQMAEFEVDADSPLAGQTVAEADTFDALTFAALVRDEEVVLPRGDTVIEADDQVVVIGRPDRVEAFAGAVSPEAETDVEDVVVVGGSTTAYQVARLLEERGLSPTLIEQDEARARELAEDLPKTTVLQHDATDRDFLEREHIGDADFVVSMLDSDEKNLLVALLSKRVGAARTVAVADNPQYVSLFQTVGVDVAVNPREVTAEDITRFTRERQAENVAIIEPEKAEVLEVEVGPESVLVGRPIREAVADLPAGFVIGAITRNGEFVTPRGDTVVEPNDHVVALVTNEAHDEVADQL, from the coding sequence GTGCGCATCCTCGTCATCGGCGCGGGCGAAGTCGGGTCGAGTATCGCGGGAAGCCTCGCGGACGCGCACGAGATCGTCGTGTTAGACGTGGACGGCGACCGCGTCGATTCGTTGACGTTCGAGCACGACGTGCTCGCGATTCAGGGCGACGGCACGTCCCTGGACGATCTGGAAGCGGCGGAGGTCGAGGCCGCGGACGTGGTCATCGCGAGCACGGACGAGGACGAGACGAACCTCGTCGCGTGCGGGACAGTCAAGACCGTTTCGGACGCGTTCACCATCGCGCGCGTAGAGCAGCCGTCCTTCCTGCGGACGTGGCAGCGATCCCGGGGCGTGTTCGGCGTGGACTTCATGGTGTGCACGGATCTCCTGACCGCGCAGGCCATCGTGCGCATCGTGGGGCTGCCGACGGCGCGGGACGTAGACCCGTTCGCGAACGGCCTCGTGCAGATGGCGGAGTTCGAGGTGGACGCGGACAGCCCGCTCGCGGGCCAGACGGTCGCGGAGGCGGACACGTTCGACGCGTTGACGTTCGCGGCGCTGGTGCGCGACGAGGAAGTCGTGTTGCCGCGCGGGGACACGGTCATCGAGGCGGACGACCAGGTCGTCGTCATCGGGCGGCCCGACCGCGTGGAGGCGTTCGCGGGCGCGGTGTCGCCGGAGGCGGAGACGGACGTGGAGGACGTGGTCGTGGTCGGCGGGAGCACGACGGCCTACCAGGTGGCGCGGTTGCTGGAAGAGCGCGGGCTGTCGCCGACCCTCATCGAGCAGGACGAGGCGCGGGCGCGCGAACTCGCGGAAGACCTGCCGAAGACCACGGTACTCCAGCACGACGCGACCGACCGCGACTTCCTCGAACGCGAGCACATCGGCGACGCGGACTTCGTCGTGTCGATGCTGGATTCGGACGAGAAGAACCTGCTCGTCGCCCTCCTCTCGAAGCGCGTCGGCGCGGCGCGAACGGTCGCGGTCGCGGACAACCCCCAGTACGTCTCGCTGTTCCAGACGGTCGGCGTGGACGTGGCGGTGAACCCCCGGGAGGTGACCGCGGAGGACATCACGCGGTTCACGCGCGAGCGCCAGGCCGAGAACGTCGCCATCATCGAACCGGAGAAGGCGGAGGTGCTCGAAGTCGAAGTCGGCCCGGAGAGCGTGCTCGTCGGCCGGCCGATTCGGGAGGCGGTCGCCGACCTCCCCGCGGGGTTCGTCATCGGCGCTATCACGCGAAACGGCGAGTTCGTCACGCCGCGCGGTGACACGGTCGTCGAGCCGAACGACCACGTCGTCGCGCTCGTGACGAACGAGGCGCACGACGAGGTCGCAGACCAGCTATGA
- a CDS encoding TrkH family potassium uptake protein, giving the protein MRLWVEWRASVSLVGTVVKWLSVPLLFPLALAAYYGDGVAVFAATIGIAFAAGWLLERLDDDPDLGSREAFLMVALTWLAVSAVGALPYLFEAHGIPGVVAGSPDSTLANPVNALFESMSGFTTTGATVMGNISFDHHSRALMMWRQVTQWLGGMGIVVLALAILPQLSVGGAQLMDAEAPGPGLEKLTPRIAQTARRLWGLYLGLTALEVVVLALAHEVELAPNMGLYNAVAHGFTTMPTGGFSPAARSIEAFSAVAQWIIIPFMVAAGTNFALFWHATVGDRHFLDDTEFRWYVGSLGVLTAVLAGLLFTGQVTDAENVGRVASAVEPALRHAAFQVAAIVTTTGYASMDFTLWGEPAKYLLFAMLFVGGSAGSTGGGIKIIRWIVVAKSVKRELFTTVHPDAVKPVRLGGRALDEKSVRGIHAFTLLYLGIVLVGTFLVALFGTHGGEPLTVFESLAATASTVGNVGPGFGFAGPMGSYLSFSAPAKLLMVAFMWVGRLEIFPVLVLLTRSYWTS; this is encoded by the coding sequence ATGAGGCTGTGGGTGGAGTGGCGGGCGAGCGTCAGCCTCGTCGGCACGGTCGTGAAGTGGCTGTCAGTCCCCCTTCTGTTCCCGCTCGCGCTCGCCGCCTACTACGGGGACGGCGTCGCCGTGTTCGCCGCCACCATCGGTATCGCGTTCGCCGCGGGCTGGCTTCTCGAACGCCTGGACGACGACCCCGACCTGGGGTCGCGGGAGGCCTTCCTGATGGTCGCCCTGACGTGGCTCGCGGTGAGTGCCGTGGGCGCGCTCCCCTACCTGTTCGAAGCGCACGGAATCCCGGGCGTCGTCGCGGGAAGTCCGGACTCGACGCTCGCGAACCCCGTGAACGCGCTGTTCGAGTCGATGAGCGGGTTCACGACGACGGGCGCAACCGTGATGGGGAACATTTCGTTCGACCACCACTCGCGGGCGCTGATGATGTGGCGGCAGGTGACGCAGTGGCTCGGCGGCATGGGAATCGTCGTGCTCGCGCTCGCCATCCTCCCCCAGCTGTCGGTCGGCGGCGCGCAGTTGATGGATGCCGAGGCCCCCGGCCCGGGCCTGGAGAAACTCACGCCCCGCATCGCGCAGACCGCGCGACGGCTCTGGGGGCTCTACCTCGGTCTCACGGCGCTCGAAGTCGTCGTACTCGCGCTCGCCCACGAGGTCGAACTCGCCCCGAACATGGGGCTGTACAACGCGGTCGCGCACGGCTTCACGACGATGCCGACCGGTGGGTTCAGCCCGGCGGCGCGGTCTATCGAGGCGTTCTCCGCGGTCGCGCAGTGGATCATCATCCCGTTCATGGTCGCGGCGGGGACGAACTTCGCGCTGTTCTGGCATGCCACGGTCGGCGACCGCCACTTCCTCGACGACACGGAATTCCGCTGGTACGTCGGCTCGCTCGGCGTTCTCACCGCGGTTCTCGCCGGTCTCCTGTTCACGGGTCAGGTGACGGACGCGGAGAACGTCGGGCGCGTCGCGAGCGCGGTCGAACCCGCGCTCCGGCACGCCGCGTTCCAGGTCGCCGCCATCGTCACGACCACCGGGTACGCGTCGATGGACTTCACGCTCTGGGGGGAGCCCGCGAAGTACCTCCTGTTCGCCATGCTGTTCGTCGGCGGGAGCGCGGGCAGCACCGGCGGCGGTATCAAGATAATCCGCTGGATAGTCGTCGCGAAGTCCGTCAAGCGCGAACTGTTCACGACCGTCCACCCGGACGCGGTGAAGCCCGTGCGCCTCGGGGGGCGCGCGCTCGACGAGAAGTCCGTGCGCGGCATCCACGCGTTCACCCTCCTCTACCTCGGCATCGTGCTCGTCGGTACGTTCCTCGTCGCTCTCTTCGGCACGCACGGCGGCGAACCGCTCACGGTGTTCGAGTCGCTCGCCGCCACCGCTTCGACCGTCGGGAACGTCGGGCCGGGGTTCGGGTTCGCCGGGCCGATGGGGAGCTACCTCTCGTTCTCCGCGCCCGCGAAACTCCTGATGGTCGCGTTCATGTGGGTCGGCCGCCTCGAAATCTTCCCCGTGCTCGTCCTCCTCACCCGCTCCTACTGGACGAGTTAA
- a CDS encoding Lrp/AsnC family transcriptional regulator, which produces MEYDFDGLDRRVIHALERDARNTSAPDIAEEMDVSPGTVRNRIAKLEEAGVIRGYHADVDYERVEGRLTNVITATASASERAHLAQQALDVPGVVQVREVMSGRGNLAVKVVGTDTDDLSRLARKLTNVGLEIEDEALLQDEHYRPYGPFGPGAADDASREPFGRGADDEVIAVTVEADAPLDGKTLQEANEAGLVGEDVLVVAVERGGATITPKGDTTLRADDLVKVYSSTSVPTDTLDAFRA; this is translated from the coding sequence ATGGAGTACGATTTCGACGGCCTCGACCGGCGAGTCATCCACGCGCTCGAACGGGACGCCCGGAACACGAGCGCCCCCGACATCGCGGAGGAGATGGACGTGTCCCCCGGGACGGTGCGCAACCGCATCGCGAAACTGGAGGAGGCGGGCGTCATCCGCGGCTACCACGCGGATGTGGACTACGAGCGCGTGGAGGGTCGGCTCACGAACGTCATCACGGCGACGGCGTCGGCGTCGGAGCGCGCGCACCTCGCCCAGCAGGCGCTCGACGTGCCGGGCGTCGTGCAGGTGCGAGAGGTGATGAGCGGCCGCGGGAACCTCGCGGTAAAGGTGGTGGGAACGGACACGGACGACCTCTCGCGGCTCGCGCGGAAGCTGACGAACGTCGGCCTCGAAATCGAGGACGAGGCGCTCCTGCAGGACGAACACTACCGGCCGTACGGGCCGTTCGGACCGGGCGCAGCCGACGACGCGTCCCGGGAGCCGTTCGGACGGGGGGCCGACGACGAGGTCATCGCGGTGACGGTGGAGGCGGACGCGCCCCTGGACGGGAAGACGCTCCAGGAGGCGAACGAGGCGGGGCTGGTGGGTGAGGACGTGCTCGTCGTCGCGGTCGAGCGCGGCGGCGCGACCATCACGCCGAAGGGCGACACGACGCTGCGCGCGGACGACCTCGTGAAGGTGTACTCATCGACGAGCGTGCCGACGGACACGCTCGATGCGTTCAGAGCGTGA
- a CDS encoding amino acid permease codes for MSDSAEASDGSHDVEAELSRDMGLWGITFIGIGAMIGAGVFALTGFAAGLAGPALLLAFLLNGIIASFTAMSYAELGAAFPRSGGAYNWVTEAIPRPWGFFTGWTNWFAQAVACALYAVTFGSFFTEFFIILGPLHHDFALFGVITKTVLDKALAAVIVAFFAYINYRGAEETGQIGIVVTTIKVIILGVFVVFGTLATLKEPNWTVTFLGGQGFFANGVTGVLAAMGFTYVAFEGYDIIVQSGEEVKKPGTNIPKAIFYSIVVVIPIYILVAFAAIGGIDVTADLLSIAGVSGTPADWTTWQLLGELGELGIIQAAGQFVPYGLPLLLIAGLTATMSALNATLYASSRIAFSMSRDKLLPDPLSQIHDSTRAPYVSIFVSGAVIGLMAIVLPIESVAAASSVMFLLLFSMVNIAVIAMRKNRPDLERPFEVPFMPITPVLGIFFQLLLAPFLLYTLGLGFGEDGFIALVTMTIWFALGVGVYYSYSQERELERMEEQTPAVVTERAPEDREYQVVVPVSNPENVEQFMRTAIDLAQENDGEILVMSVVTVPQQTPIEEGRAFVDEKREVIDEAMSFADDENVPVSGTVRIGHDVSTAILNTLEQQSSDAVLLGWRGRGRRRDAVLGSNVDAVVTGAPCDVFVEKIGADADGSVDSILVPAAGGPHGELAAEAARAVAHSEDAPVTLFRVRERGETDGGENVLANVQAALGDVDVTVTEVEADDVADAIVEESANHDLTLIGATREGMLQQLVFGAIPEEVGRRAESTVIMAKRNIGITSRIRRWFHWE; via the coding sequence ATGTCTGACTCCGCGGAGGCCTCCGACGGGTCGCACGACGTCGAGGCCGAACTCTCCCGAGACATGGGTCTCTGGGGAATCACGTTCATCGGTATCGGCGCGATGATCGGCGCGGGCGTGTTCGCGCTCACCGGCTTCGCGGCCGGCCTCGCCGGGCCCGCGCTCCTGCTCGCGTTCCTCCTGAACGGCATCATCGCCTCCTTCACCGCGATGAGCTACGCCGAACTCGGCGCGGCGTTCCCGCGCTCGGGCGGCGCGTACAACTGGGTCACCGAAGCCATCCCCCGCCCCTGGGGCTTCTTCACCGGCTGGACGAACTGGTTCGCGCAGGCCGTCGCCTGCGCGCTCTACGCCGTCACGTTCGGCTCGTTCTTCACCGAGTTCTTCATCATTCTCGGCCCGCTCCACCACGACTTCGCCCTGTTCGGAGTTATCACGAAAACCGTCCTCGATAAGGCGCTCGCCGCCGTTATCGTCGCGTTCTTCGCGTACATCAACTACAGGGGGGCCGAGGAAACCGGACAGATCGGAATCGTCGTCACGACCATCAAGGTCATCATTCTCGGCGTGTTCGTCGTCTTCGGAACGCTCGCGACGCTCAAGGAACCGAACTGGACGGTCACCTTCCTCGGCGGCCAAGGCTTCTTCGCGAACGGCGTCACGGGCGTGCTCGCCGCGATGGGCTTCACGTACGTCGCCTTCGAGGGGTACGACATCATCGTCCAGTCCGGTGAGGAAGTCAAAAAGCCCGGAACGAACATCCCGAAAGCCATCTTCTACTCCATCGTCGTCGTCATCCCCATCTACATCCTCGTGGCATTCGCCGCAATCGGCGGTATCGACGTGACCGCCGACCTCCTCTCCATCGCCGGCGTCTCCGGAACACCCGCCGACTGGACGACCTGGCAGCTGCTCGGCGAACTCGGCGAACTCGGCATCATTCAGGCCGCCGGCCAGTTCGTTCCCTACGGTCTCCCCCTCCTCCTCATCGCCGGTCTCACGGCCACGATGAGCGCGCTGAACGCGACGCTCTACGCGTCCTCCCGCATCGCGTTCTCCATGAGTCGGGACAAACTCCTTCCCGACCCGCTCTCCCAGATCCACGACTCGACACGCGCGCCCTACGTCTCCATCTTCGTCTCCGGGGCCGTCATCGGGCTGATGGCTATCGTCCTCCCAATCGAGTCAGTCGCCGCGGCCTCCTCGGTCATGTTCCTCCTCCTGTTCTCGATGGTGAACATCGCCGTCATCGCGATGCGGAAGAACCGCCCGGATCTCGAACGCCCCTTCGAGGTTCCGTTCATGCCGATAACTCCGGTTCTGGGCATTTTCTTCCAGCTCCTCCTCGCGCCGTTCCTCCTCTACACGCTCGGTCTCGGATTCGGTGAGGACGGCTTCATCGCGCTCGTCACGATGACGATCTGGTTCGCGCTCGGCGTCGGCGTCTACTACAGCTACTCCCAGGAGCGCGAACTCGAACGCATGGAAGAACAGACCCCGGCGGTCGTCACGGAACGCGCGCCGGAAGACCGCGAGTACCAGGTCGTCGTCCCGGTCTCGAACCCGGAGAACGTCGAGCAGTTCATGCGGACCGCCATCGACCTCGCGCAGGAGAACGACGGCGAAATCCTCGTGATGAGCGTCGTCACCGTCCCCCAGCAGACGCCCATCGAGGAGGGCCGGGCGTTCGTGGACGAGAAACGCGAGGTCATCGACGAGGCGATGTCGTTCGCGGACGACGAGAACGTCCCCGTCTCCGGCACCGTCCGCATCGGCCACGACGTGTCGACGGCCATCCTGAACACGCTCGAACAGCAGTCCTCGGACGCCGTCCTGCTCGGGTGGCGCGGCCGCGGCCGCCGCCGCGACGCCGTGCTCGGAAGTAACGTCGACGCGGTCGTCACCGGCGCCCCGTGTGACGTGTTCGTCGAGAAAATCGGCGCCGACGCGGACGGATCCGTCGACTCCATCCTCGTCCCCGCGGCAGGCGGCCCGCACGGCGAACTCGCCGCCGAGGCCGCGCGCGCCGTCGCGCACTCCGAGGACGCGCCGGTCACCCTGTTCCGCGTCCGGGAACGCGGCGAGACCGACGGGGGCGAGAACGTGCTTGCCAACGTGCAGGCCGCGCTCGGCGATGTGGACGTGACCGTGACGGAAGTCGAGGCCGACGACGTCGCGGACGCCATCGTCGAGGAGTCCGCGAACCACGACCTCACGCTCATCGGCGCGACCCGCGAGGGGATGCTCCAGCAGCTCGTGTTCGGCGCGATTCCGGAAGAAGTCGGTCGCCGCGCCGAGTCCACGGTCATCATGGCGAAGAGAAACATCGGGATCACCTCCCGGATTCGCCGCTGGTTCCACTGGGAATAA
- a CDS encoding universal stress protein — protein MIENAMPKSLERDLGLYATLTVSIGAMVGSGIFVLPGLAAELAGPAVIAAYLLAGLVVLPAGLAKAEMATAMPEAGGTYLYIDRAMGPGAGTIAGIGAWFSLVFKSAFALVGLGAYLALFAPTLAASVKPIALGLGLLLLAVNVLGVKQTGRLQAVIVSVVLAVLLVFIGDGLTYVDHAQYHPFLADGIDGLLAATGFVFVSYAGVTKIASVAEEVENPGRNIPLGILGSIALMMLVYTFVVFVVVGVTPAGVLAHSYTPMADAAAQFAGDLGITVVSVVAVLALTSMANAGILASSRYPLAMGRDRLFPERFASTHDRFRTPIASIGVTGVVLLALIAFVDVVALAKLASAFQLLVFVLIDFALIAFRESDLEGYDPEFTAPFYPWPQLFGIGGGLVLLTYMGRLPLLGAGGIVVAAVAWYLLYGRSRVEREGAAVDAIRRSADATSADGIRDAFAADDQRVLVAVDADAPFDRIAPLLRMAASVAARRDGSVEVARFEVVPDQVSLSSAAGEVNAGDVAFENRTNDFASQFDVPITATEVVSHDVRRAVANYAADFDVAFGEVEPEFGHEKFMDEDVDWYIEHADSDLVFVRNRGLPDDIHEVSVAADGGPYDPLAVVVADAIASEHDATLRLLQALDADATDAQRESALAHQETVAALCDAATALELARTDDAFETLSAAATDSELVVVGTAARHVLYDVVFGSLPDELAEKLDCTVALTHAMTTRGHTVVRYLLNRFTV, from the coding sequence GTGATTGAGAACGCGATGCCGAAATCCCTCGAACGCGACCTCGGGCTGTACGCGACGCTGACGGTGAGCATCGGCGCGATGGTCGGTAGCGGGATCTTCGTCCTCCCGGGGTTGGCCGCCGAACTCGCCGGCCCCGCCGTCATCGCCGCGTACCTGCTCGCCGGCCTCGTCGTCCTCCCCGCGGGGCTCGCGAAAGCGGAGATGGCGACCGCGATGCCGGAGGCCGGCGGCACCTACCTCTACATCGACCGCGCGATGGGGCCGGGAGCGGGTACCATCGCCGGAATCGGCGCGTGGTTCAGCCTCGTGTTCAAGAGCGCGTTCGCGCTCGTCGGCCTCGGCGCCTACCTCGCCCTCTTCGCGCCGACGCTCGCGGCGTCCGTGAAACCGATCGCGCTCGGACTCGGACTCCTCCTGCTCGCCGTGAACGTCCTCGGCGTCAAGCAGACCGGCCGCCTCCAGGCCGTCATCGTGAGCGTCGTCCTCGCCGTCCTCCTCGTCTTCATCGGGGACGGCCTCACGTACGTCGACCACGCCCAGTACCACCCCTTCCTCGCGGACGGAATCGACGGCCTGCTCGCCGCAACCGGATTCGTTTTCGTCTCCTACGCGGGCGTCACGAAAATCGCGAGCGTCGCCGAGGAAGTCGAGAACCCGGGTCGAAACATCCCGCTTGGCATCCTCGGCTCGATCGCGCTGATGATGCTCGTCTACACGTTCGTCGTCTTCGTCGTCGTCGGCGTCACTCCCGCGGGCGTGCTCGCGCACTCGTACACGCCGATGGCTGACGCCGCCGCGCAGTTCGCGGGCGACCTCGGCATCACGGTCGTCTCCGTCGTCGCCGTGCTCGCGCTCACGAGCATGGCGAACGCCGGCATCCTCGCCTCGTCTCGCTACCCGCTCGCGATGGGGCGCGACCGCCTCTTCCCCGAGCGGTTCGCGTCCACGCACGACCGCTTCCGCACGCCCATCGCGTCCATCGGCGTCACGGGCGTCGTCCTGCTCGCGCTCATCGCGTTCGTCGACGTCGTCGCGCTCGCGAAACTCGCGAGCGCGTTCCAACTCCTCGTGTTCGTCCTCATCGATTTCGCACTCATCGCGTTCCGGGAGAGCGACCTCGAGGGATACGACCCCGAGTTCACCGCCCCCTTCTACCCGTGGCCCCAACTGTTCGGCATCGGCGGCGGCCTCGTTCTCCTCACGTACATGGGGAGACTCCCCCTGCTCGGCGCCGGCGGCATCGTCGTCGCCGCGGTCGCGTGGTACCTCCTGTACGGCCGGTCTCGCGTCGAACGCGAGGGCGCGGCGGTCGACGCGATCCGGCGGAGCGCGGACGCAACGTCCGCGGACGGCATCCGGGACGCCTTCGCGGCGGACGACCAGCGCGTCCTCGTCGCCGTGGACGCCGACGCCCCCTTCGACCGGATCGCTCCCCTCCTCCGGATGGCCGCGTCCGTCGCCGCGCGCCGCGACGGCAGCGTGGAGGTCGCGCGCTTCGAGGTCGTCCCCGACCAAGTGTCGCTCTCGAGCGCCGCCGGCGAAGTGAACGCGGGCGACGTCGCGTTCGAGAACCGCACGAACGACTTCGCCAGCCAGTTCGACGTGCCCATCACGGCCACAGAAGTCGTCTCCCACGACGTCCGTCGCGCCGTCGCGAACTACGCCGCCGACTTCGACGTCGCGTTCGGCGAGGTCGAACCCGAGTTCGGCCACGAGAAGTTCATGGACGAGGACGTCGACTGGTACATCGAGCACGCCGACAGCGACCTCGTGTTCGTGCGGAACCGCGGGCTCCCCGACGACATCCACGAAGTGTCCGTCGCCGCCGACGGCGGCCCCTACGACCCGCTCGCGGTCGTCGTCGCGGACGCCATCGCGAGCGAACACGACGCCACGCTCCGCCTCCTGCAGGCGCTCGACGCGGACGCGACCGACGCTCAGCGGGAGTCCGCACTCGCCCACCAGGAGACCGTCGCCGCGCTCTGTGACGCGGCGACAGCACTCGAACTCGCGCGGACGGACGATGCCTTCGAGACGCTATCCGCGGCCGCCACTGACTCCGAGCTCGTCGTCGTCGGAACCGCCGCCCGCCACGTGCTCTACGACGTCGTGTTCGGGTCGCTCCCCGACGAACTCGCGGAGAAACTCGACTGCACGGTTGCGCTAACGCACGCGATGACGACACGCGGCCACACCGTCGTCCGCTACCTCCTCAACCGGTTCACTGTCTGA